The sequence TTTTGCAAGACAACCATCTCATAGGCTAAAATTTAGAACTATGAGACCACTCTTTCAGGGCATCCCCAACCCTCCATGTAGGATAGTTTTCATAGCATTAAATATGATGTCACATAGAATTTTTAGCTTATGCGGCACCATaataaatgagagagagagaacagaGGAAGAAACTGGATCTCATGCAAGACCTAGTGTTGACACGGAAACCTATGTACCGGACACTATTAAGTTGTGCATTGGAAGTAAGGTGGTGTCTTCATAATAAATGGAGAACAAATATGATAGGTGGACAAGAGTGAATGAGTTTTATAGGAAACCACACTAAGGCATTATGGGTTGTAGAGTGTAGTTTCTTAAGTTGATAATATGGCATCATAGACGCTACTCATGGACACTATGGGTTGGAATTGCCCTCACCATTGTACAAGTTGTTGTTGCCGTGCAACTCAATATTTCCTTTTTCAATGCACAAATTATGAAATTGTGTAATACTATGAGACAACTATAAGACAGCCTAATGTTTGTATTGCATTTTACATCGTCTCAAGGTGATGTGGCAATTCATGAAATCGCCTATTATACTAGACCAATGTATTTGTCCTTAGCCCAccaattttgaaaacatttggTATGTATATGGTATACATCTATAACATAAGGAATAAGGAAAGTAATCAGGGTAGACGTCAGTCCTTCACTGCACAAACCACTAACCAAATTTTTTATTTCAGCCCACTAATTTTGAAAATCTTTTATGTACATGGTATACATCTAAAAAATGAGGAAAGTAATTTGGAGAGGTATGAATGCTTAATTGCATATATCATTTCAGCCCACTAACTTTTGACAATCTTTGGTGCATATGGAATACATCTATAAGATAAGGAACATAATTCGGGCAAGTATCAACCAACGCTAATGGCAAATCTGATTGACAATTGGTAATGAAAAGTGTACCGTTGTAAAGGAAAGTGTACCATGATGAttgataaagaaataaaataaatggaAAGGAGAAGGTAGGCGCTATTGGAGCACCTTAGGGGGGAAAAATAGAATAGAACTATCCAAAATAATCATAGATTTTCGTTGTTTCTCTTGTTGCCGCATAGTACGTACATGAAAGGAAACAAGTCATGACGTACGTGGAAAGATATCAGCACCTAATTGATATCCCCAAAAAATAAAATCAATGATTGTTAATGTCGATTGGCGTCTGCAAAAGGAAAGAGGCAGATTGATTGGCCTCCAAGGATGATTGATTGGCGACCGAGGATGTTTGATTTGCGCCACCATATTATAAGAAAAGTAGAAATTTGATTGCCGGGTTCTTAAGGAAAGGAGAGGTTGGGTACACTGGACAGCTTGGGTGTAAAAAGTTATAAGTTTTGGgtgcaaatatttttcttcGTCCAAAAATATGGGTAACTTTTTCATCAAAATTTTCCACCTAGCAAGTGAGATCACAGTAAGAGATACTGTGGATCTAACTTTGATAGAAAATGGTTTCAATTTTGTAGTATAGATTATTTTGGAAGACAACAAAGTTCTCTTTCTTCTCGTGTGGCgacggcgaagaagaagaatggtacGAGAGACATGAGCTCCTAGAGTGGGCCGTGCTATGCGTTAAAACGGCAAAAAAATGAGCCAATAGGCACTGCAGGCCTAAATCGGCCCACCAAGTAGCGAGGGATAGATTAGCATTACAACGGGTTTAAAAAGATTTAAACACTTGAAGAGATGTAGATGCATCCGTGTTCTAAATACGTAATATCTTAAGTCTAAATCTAATCATCTTTGCATACATACAAAGCGACGATTTTTAACACATACAAAATGTGTCTTTCGATCTTTAATTGGAAACGGAACTCATTCGCTAGCTCCCCTCTTCCTCTGACTAAAGAGGGGTCCTATTCGTCCGAGTATTTCTATTAGCCAGCTGAACCAGGCGCTATTCGCAGTAACTTATGTGACTGCATGGGGAGCGTCGCAGAAAGCCGACCGGAACACATCTGcagctcgcctccgccgccgtgccacCTGCCCACCCGCCTTCGTGCCGCCAGCCGTCAACTCCAGCCTTCTTTACCCTAGCCGCCGGCCGAACTGCCACCACCGCTGGACCACCGCCACCATGGACCTCCCCCATATATCCACAGTCATGGAGCCGCTTCTACCCGGCAACCTGAAACCCTAAAGGCCACCTTGACCAcaatcctcgccgccggccactcccccctccctcccacccctcgccggtccgcccacctcccaccctAATCTGCTAGTGTCACGAGGAGGAAGCTGTTGGCGTCACAAGGAGGAAGAAGCACAGTGGCCGGCCCCCACCGGTCAACGAGCAACAGTGTTTTGTATTGCAGTAACGTGCGCGACTCTGAACATTCGCGGCTGAACCGACAGACAGCTCCTCAAAAAATATTATCCGAGTGGTATAAGGTTGTCCGCACTCATCGTACTCTAAATTCATCCCATAAAAAGAATATTTCGTCCTAGTCATCGATATTCTCTCCTGTATATTCAGTTTTCTCGCACCCGTCATACTCTATAACTCATCCTCTACACCAACTATCCATCCGTGGGGTCCATATGTCAGTCTCACTTCTATTCTTTAAACACCccctcctttctctctcccctcttcTTCCCACACAGCCGTCCATAGCCGTGGccccttctctcctctctctctctagcgggccttgcccgcgccgcgcctcggcggCCCCTTGCACTTCCCGCCGGcacctcgagctccgccgcgtagAGCTCGGGCGGATATGGGTGCCTCCACCTCCTCTCGGCGCCTCCACGTCGGCGAGCCCTCTCCGTCGCGGGAGGGAGGAGCGGGCGGAGCCGGTGGCTCATCCGCTGTGCAGATCCGAGCTCAGGCGTCCTCACGGTGGCGGCGTGCTGCTATGGCGACGGCAAGGTTGCCTCGAGCTCGGCTGCTCCTCTctccgccctccctccctccacccTCCACCGCCCGGCCGTCGAGGCTCTCCCTCTCCagcgggcggccggcgcaggCAGAGAGCCGTGCAGCACGACGGCTGCTGGATTTGCTCCCCTCTCTCTGgtgccgccgccaccttctTCCCCAAATCCAGATTCGGCGGCTTCGAGCTCCATCCccattcggcggcggcggagcaggagcaggagggcGCGGCGAGCCGGACGCAGGCGCGCTGCTAGGGTGGAGGTTCGGGCGCACAGCGATTGCGAGTGAGCCCGGAGGCGAGGTAGCGCACGACCTCTATCTTAGTAGATTTGGGGAAAATAGAGGGATCCTCAATTTTACTGTTTGTGATGCATTACCCGCTGCGGCGATTTTTTTGCTAAAACGATTCTCCAGTATTGATGGAGAAAGGGATAGAGTACCCAGTGCAAACAGCCTAAAGAGTGTTGCCTCCTAACAAGAGTGCCGGTCCTTTCTCAAACTTGAGAGTTTGCGTGCACACAAAATATAGATGCATTTACATCTGCCGAAAGTTTTAAATTATCCAAAATTCACTTAATTCGTTCTTATATTGAATATTTTAACATTTTGGCATTTTCACTCAAGCATGCCccgccgctgctggaggagaATATACACGGTACGGTCTTCTCTCTAAAAAAAGGGCCTAGCCCTTGGCCCTCACGGCCACACCTGTTgatatggcggcggcggctggtccTCCCTCCCCGGCGATCTCCTCAAAGAGGTCTCCGCCCGGCTGTCCTCGGACGCCGACCACCTCCACATCCACCAGGTATGTGCCCACTGGCGAGCTTTCACCTCTCTCCTAGCCGCCTGCCGCCCATGGATCGTCACCGGCCGCGCGGCTCGGGCCGGATTTGAACCAATCGGCGAGTACTCCATCCGCCTCCCTCGTGGCGACGCACGGAGGTTGGAAGTTCGTGCTcctccggccggcctcccctactGCTGCGGCGCGTCTCGGGGTTGGCTGGCCCTGGTGGACGATGATCAATCCCCAACGCGGCTCGTGCTGTGGGAGCCTCTCTCCGGCGCCGAGATCCCCCTCCCGTGTCTGAGTCCCCTCACCCGCATCTTCGTCTCCGATGATCCACTCGCATCGTCGGACTGGATTGCTATCGCCGCTCAGATAAAAGGTTCGATAGGTCAGAAGACTCTCATCTGGTGCCCTGGAGATGCTACCTGGACCATGATGAACGAGCGAGGTACAAGCGCAATCGACACCATTGCGTTCCATGATGGAAAAGCATACTACATTGACATTCAGAGAAACATTGTTATCTGTGATCTAAGCACTGGATCTGATCCTTCTCCCAAGTGTACTCCAATCTTCTATGCTTCCTTTGTAGTGAACAAGCTCTGCAGGTGCCACAGGCTTCACGCCGTGCGCGGGGCCCACCTGGCTGTGTGCAATGGCGAGCTGCTGCTTGTGGTGTTGTACTGGGGAAGCCATCCGTGGCCGGCTGAAGTCTACAAACCAGTTTGGACGCCTAACCAGCGCTTGGAGCTCCATGAGAGGGTGAGAGACCTTGGCGACCACTCACTATTTGTGGGAAGAGGTGATACCTTTGCCCTATCTGCAAAGGAGTTTCCTGCGATCAAGAGGAATTGCATCTACTATGCGGATATAGCTTGTAACAAACCATATTGGATATCTGTGTTCCATTTGGAATCTAATGTTGTGGAAACAATTCCTTACCCGAAGGAGCTCCACAGAATGCCATATGCCTGGTTTTGTCCTAGAAAACCCTTTTTAAGTAGTCTTGATGGTCGTCTTCGTGAATAAGCTGTTTAGGGATTGTCTACTATGTGGGAATTTCCTTATGAAATTCCTATCCCAAACTCTCAGAATGCAGGAAGTTCCTTATGAAATTCCTTAAGTTCTGATACTTTGTACTAGGGAAAGTTCCTTATGAAACTCTCTACTGTGTacccagtggcggagccagcacTAGGGCGAGCCCGGGCGGCCGCCCTAGGTGCTTCCAGACGAGATCTAGAGCATACTGTTAACAACAAAGGTAGCGGCGGCCGCCCTAGGTGCTTCCAGACGAGATCTAGAGCATACTGTTAACAACAAAAGTAGCAGAGAACAAGAAGTATGATGGATCTGAGGAACAtaagaagaacagaggagaACAAGGAATTAACTTTCAAAGGACAAATTACTTGAGTAAAGAGTAAGAGTTCATATAAGTTGTTCGATACTCCTCCTCGTATGCACTCAGTATTTTAACCAGCGACTCTCTTGTATTTATATGGGTTGGGCTTGATACGTGCGCGCAGGCACATCTAGCGAACCCATTCGCTGCCACCAAAACTAACACTAGGCTTTCTGGTGGGGCTGTCCATAGTAGTAGATGCTTCCTCCAGTTCATGGGTGCTGACAATATCCCCCCGTTCTCAACTCCGACCGGGGCTCATGACGGTGCGATGGCGCCCCCCTCCCCCAAACGTGAGGACGACGGTCATCTACTGCCAAGAGTTGCGAGACTCAGATTGGGCCAATGGAGCACTGCACGAGAGGACTTCGTGATCTCGTGGGCTGTCCGGTCGAGTGGGCTGTAGCCTCTTAAGAGGTTCAGCCTAGCCCCAGCCCAACGCCGCGTCTTCTTGCCACCAGACGCCGCTGGCGACTTTGGCAGTTCACCATCCACCCCCCTGTCTGCAGTCCCGCTCAGGCACTCACGCCGACGCATTGTTGTCGTTGCACGATGGCGCTCCGCGTCCGTCCGTCAGTCCGTCTTGCAACCCCAACTCGACACCCGCCAGCCGCGTCAGCGGATCCCATGCACCGCTGCCGCGGGCGCTTGCAACCGGGCAGCAATCTTCGGCGCATCACTTTGGCCGTGCGAAAATTTTGATGTTGAACTCCGCCTTAGGTCATTTTTTgggctggcttcgccactgtGTGTACCCTTGTATGTCCTGTCCATAATCCTATTTTGACCTTCACAGATCATCTGAATGCTTGTTTTATTATTTCAAATTCAAATGAAATCCTGTTTTGAGGGTTATATTGAGTCTCAATAAATATTTTCCTGACTTGCTGGTCGTTTCTCTTCTGGTTATTATTCACCCGTATTGGCTTCTATACTTGTTTTAGATTTGTAAATGCATTGTTACATAGAAGAAGTTGCACAAACGATGTGGTTGTGGCATTGGCGATTAGGATCAGAGAAGCCTTGCTCTATGTTTTGCATGCTTAAATCCGCGTTTCTTTTGTGGCGATCTGTTTTAAGGCTCAAGTGCTCCTTCATGGAGAATATCTGAAAGCTTCCACACTATCCGTCACCTTTGCAGGATCAGATTTTGCATATTTTTGGAACACTTAATATCCACTGTTAATTAACTACATTCTGTGAGTTGAAGACATGGCCCTTCTATTGCTTTAGGTTTGATGGTTACAAACCGAACAAAATAGATATATTCAATACTGGCAATAATttaacataaaagaaaaaaaaacattcgtATTCACTGTATGGCAAAGCTAGTCACAGTTACCAAATAAAAATTGTCTCTGTAAACAGTATGGCAAAGGCTGATTGATAGAGAATTCGAAGTAGGGCGCGGACAGCAAGTGGTCGCATTGGCATAAGATTGTTGATGAgtttaaagaaattaaacacTTTATTTCTTCCTTCGCTTCTAATGCTTATCGGAAGATAGAAATGTATTGGTTCGAGATTAAATGTGCTTTTCTGACAATTTCGAGATTAAACAATCACCATGACAATTTCCGACAGCTGGTTTCTAATAATTTGAGAGTAGCAGATGATATCTAAGACAAATAACTAAACCACTTGTAGGAAATCAACCTGACAATGAAAAAAGATTTCAAAAGtggagaaaacaaaaatatgaagGGGTGCTGAACTGTCTCATACCTGATCCTTGGTACAGTCGGTTTCAGGCCTCTCAATCATCCACGCAACGAAACCAGTGAAGATCACAGTCTCAAACCAAAGTTCCATCGGAAGTATAGTGCTAAAAAGTTCCACTGGATTGGTTGCACAGGTCATTCTTATTCTTGTAAAGTCCACTTCTCCAGTTCAGTAGGTGGTTGTGGTCATAATCGCCCACTGCTCCCTCGAGAGCCTCTTCATCAGAAAATCAGAGGCGATAACCAAAAAGTCTAATTACAAGAGATCATACTGTCACAAGGCAGGGCATGCAAAAGTATGAGGCACAAGTATGCAGGAGTTAGGCTCGCCCCTGAAGACTCTGCCTACTAGCTCATTATCATAAGAAACGTGGAAAACACAAAGATCATAACACAGAGGTTCTTCCACCTTCACAGTGGCCACAAAGACACACTACATCATGAAACGATGCGAGTATTGATGGCGATCGCGGCACCGACGGTTCGGAACGGCACAGTGGCCACGGACAGGCTGGTGAAGATAGGGCAAAGAAGTTTCCTGTGATCAAGAGGAATTGCATCTACTATGCGGATATACCTTGTAACAAACCATATTGGGTATCTGTGTTCCATTTGGAATCTAATGTTGTGGAAACAATTCCTTACCCGAAGGAGCTCAAGGAGGACAGAACCAATTGGAGGCCATATGCCTGGTTTTGTGCtagaaaatccttccttaagtAGTTTAATGGTCCTCTTAACAAATGCTGTTTGTTTAAGGCTGGTTTACTATGTGGGAATTTCCTTATGAAATTCCCATTCCATCTCTCTAGTCTCTAGAATGCAGGAAGTTCCTTATGAAATTCCTTCGGTTCTGATACTTTGTATTAGGGAAATTTATGTATCCCTGTGTGTCCTGTTCATAATGCTATTGTCAACCTTAAATAATTCATCCGAATGCTTGTTTTGTTATTTCAAATGGAATCCTCTTCTGAGGGTTATATTGAGTCACAATAAATATTTCCTGACTTTCTGATTGTTTCTCTTCTGGTTATGATTCACCAGTATGGGTTTCTATATTTCTTTTAGATTTGTATGGATAGTTACATCGAAGAAATTGCACAAATGATGTGGTTGTGGCATTGGCAGTTTGGATCAGAATGCACCCTATATTTTCTTGCAAAGAATTTTAgggttgttttctttttctgcacacttAGATCCACCTTTCTTTTGTGGTGATCAATTTTAAGTCTCGAGTGCTCCTTATGTCATGGAGAACTTCTGAACGTTTACGCACTATCCCTTACCTTTGCAGGATCAGAATTTGCATATTTTTTTGGCAAACTTATGCCTTGGGTTTGATGATTACAAACGGAACAAAGTAGAtagattcttttttttagattacacagtacaattcGGACACTCACAACACACGTACAatcacccctatgaacacacgtacgcaaaccttacatctatgagcatcttcgaaatCTGAGCTCCTTCAAATTGACGAAGTCACTACATACGTCTCACTATCGACGGTCGTctaccactgaaagcacaacgccgttaaatcc comes from Panicum virgatum strain AP13 chromosome 4K, P.virgatum_v5, whole genome shotgun sequence and encodes:
- the LOC120701827 gene encoding uncharacterized protein LOC120701827, encoding YGGGGWSSLPGDLLKEVSARLSSDADHLHIHQVCAHWRAFTSLLAACRPWIVTGRAARAGFEPIGEYSIRLPRGDARRLEVRAPPAGLPYCCGASRGWLALVDDDQSPTRLVLWEPLSGAEIPLPCLSPLTRIFVSDDPLASSDWIAIAAQIKGSIGQKTLIWCPGDATWTMMNERGTSAIDTIAFHDGKAYYIDIQRNIVICDLSTGSDPSPKCTPIFYASFVVNKLCRCHRLHAVRGAHLAVCNGELLLVVLYWGSHPWPAEVYKPVWTPNQRLELHERVRDLGDHSLFVGRGDTFALSAKEFPAIKRNCIYYADIACNKPYWISVFHLESNDVVETIPYPKELKEDRTNWRPYAWFCARKSFLK